The DNA sequence CTGTTCCCGACCCCACGGCTCCCGTTCAGCCTTTCCtctgccccagctcccagcactggGTGGGGGACAGGAAAAGGCAAGAGGAAACCGGGCAGGAAGAGCGGGGAGGGGGCGTCCTGTGAGGGGACCGGGCCTGGAGGAGGAGATCTGGgtggccctggctctgccccactCCTTAGTTCTGGCTCACACTGCGGCCCTTGGGCCCTGCCAGGacccccagggcctggctccagcccctcctccctctgataGGAGACTCGTCCCCAGACCTCTCTGCGCTCGGGGGAACCAAGAGTTGAGATCAGAATGGAGGAGTGAGTCAGATTCTTAAACAatcaaataaatctttattggcTCCTAGATTTTTTGGCCTTTTTCTCTGGAACCTTGGGGCTCTGAGcagcctccttggcagtgctgACCCAGGACTTGATGGAATCAATGAAGTATCCAGGATTTTTCTCGGACCAATAGCAGAGCATCCTGGGAGACAGTGGGGTGCAAACAGCCCAACCGGATCAGACCCCAGCCTCCGTAGATATTCGATCTTATTCTAGCAGCTATCAGAGCTTCTTCGCCCTCCTAGGTGAGCCCCAACTTGTTttataccccccaccccccaccccccaccccccgtggcaGGCCAGCTCTCAGGGTTTCCACAGCTCCCAGACCCAACTCAGCATTGGAAGCCCCGCCCCTCACTCCGTAACCCTCACTTCCTCAGCAGGCTGCTCACAAGATGACGATGCTGGCTATCAGCACCACAAAGCCCCAGATCAGCAGCCCCACCAGGAGGCTTCTCAGCATGTTCTCCACGGTCGGAGTCGGTGCCGCGGAGGACGGTGACGGAGGCGGGATGGTTGTGGACGACTTGTTGGGAGCCCACGTCACCTCATCCAGGGCCATGTCCAGGTCCTCCTGGTTCGGGACGATGCTTGTTGACGGCGTCTCCTCCACTATTCTTTTGGGCAACACTgatagaggaggagaaaggaataaTCCTGGGAAGGCACAGCCAAGGcgagccctccctgcccccgcccgccccccccccaggacccagccccaccAGGAGGTGATCAACGTGCCTCCCATGGCGTGTAGCCGGCACCCACCCCGAACCCACCCCGAAGGAAACCCTGCCCACGTGGCCAGCGCCACATTCGGGGCGGTAAGTGACACGCTCCCGGCCCAAATCCACACCGCGGCATGGCAGGAAGTtattcccacacacacacccctgaagCAGACCGCTCCCAACCCCGGACCCCTGAGTCCCATACGCCCCAGCACTGACCTCTGACTTGATAATGGATGATGGTGGCTGGCTCGGATTTCACGGTGTTCAGCTGGCAGCGGTAGGTACCCGCATCCGATGGCTTCACCATGGGCTTGGTCAGGGTGGGCGCCGTCCCCTTGTACACCAACCTCTCAGTTTTGTTCTTCCAAACCTAGACCCAAGCTCAAGGGGTCACAGAGGCCTGGGGAGTTCAGGGGTCGGGGGAGTACAGGGGTGAGAAGGTTACGGGTCTCAGTGGGGGAGATGGGAGTCCTGGGTACTGGTCAGGGTATAGGGTCCCGAAGGACGGGGTCATTGGCAGCCAAACCTAGTAGGTCATGGGGATTGTGAGACAGGGTTCACACAGGCCTGATGGACCTGGAGTTCAGGGGTGCAGGGTTGGAGGGCCCCACCCTGTAAAAGCTGTAATCCTTCAGGCCTTCAGAGGCGTGATGCCAGTTgagctcacagtccaggatcATGTCTTCCATTTCATGGACCTTGACGCTGCgctctggggagaggggggttaCAGGGGGGTGCTCCTTTGTGGCTCTTGGccttcccccaactcccctccactGGGTCAGCCCCGCCTTTTCTCTTCAGCTGACGGTGGTCTGGGCCTTCGCTATACTCAGTCACGCCTCTGGCTCCGCCCCCTTGGCGCCAACCCCTCCTCTTGGGCCCAGCTCGCACCCCCACAATTCGCGTTCTTCCGACAAGCGTGAACCTTCTTCTCGCAGGTTTCGCACCAGGTCAGAGTCTGCAACATCATACCTGCAGGAGCAGGGTCAAGGCTGTCTGCGCCCACTGAGAGGCGGGGCTCGAAGGagagggccagggcaggccatgggcagggcaggccacggccagggcaggccatgggcagggcaggccacggccagggcaggccatgggcagggcaggccacggccagggcagggcagggcagggcggggcagggcagggcagggcagggctcgaGCGCAGCTCGGTAGGAAGCCGGGATCTAACCAGGCTCAGGAAAGAGTGCTCCCCCAGATGGCCTTGGTGCAGAAGGAATGCTGGAGACCCGGAACCTCGCAGGCGCAGGGAAGAAACACCGAGAcccagcagggggaggagaaaggctgGGTAGGGATGAGGGAAAGAGGACCAGCTCCCATAACCCACACTCACCACATTTGTTGGGACAGAGAACTGCCTcggaagagaaaaaagacaatGGTGTTTTTAAGTTAAAGGGGATGAGAGAGGGGGCAAGGGTAGGGACTCCCAGCTTTGCGGGAGGAAGGACCTGGGTGCCTgaacccctgggtctgagggaggagggttgggagAGCTGAGGGACCAAACTTGGAGAAGCAAGGGGCTGGGGACAAGGACTCTTGGACTATGAAGGGGCTGGGGGTCCAGGACTCCCATCTTCCCTCACCATCTTTTTGGAACAGAGAAACGTGTCTGGCCAAGATCTCCTTTTGCTGTTTCAACATCCAGAACAGCTCCTTCACGAGGAGCTCACCTGGGAAGAAGCAGGATGAAGCAGAGCGGTCCCCACCCCGCTTCCAGGTGTGAGTGAGGTACAGGAAGTGTGTCTCTGTCTGCAGAGCCTGGCGCTCTGCTTTTTGGCTTCTCCGTGAAGAACAGTGAAACTGAATGGCCACTTAACATACTGGCTAAGCAACAAGTGGGACGAGAGCACTGGTGTGGTGTCCATTTTAGGGTGACGGAGctgcaaggccacacagctaggaagtggcagagccaggaactGAACCTAGGCAGTCTGGTTCCAGAGCCCAGTACCTAACCAGGCATCACCATCCATCACTTCCCTGAGAGATTCTGgagcccctcccctgcaccctccaTGCATGTACCTTTTACGTCACTGTCCGTGATGCGTTTCAGGTCCTTCAGAAAACTCCAGGTTCCCTTTTCCAGTGTGGggtcatctgtgtgtgtgtgtgtgtgtgtgtgtgtgtgtgtgtgtgttttgggggggtgggggggcggggaggggaggagagaacagAATCTCAGATTCCAGTGTTACTGCATCGAGGGCTCACCTAGTTTTAGAAACTACAATACCCATGGGGCCACTGGGCAAGGATAGGCCTGGTTAGGGGGATTATCCGCCTGTTGCTTTCTGGGAATTGTAGTTTTGTTGCATAAAATTGCAGGCTCAGGAGTAGGGGAACACAATATTTGCCAGCCCTGGGGAAACCCTCTAAATCTGTACCCAAGCCTACTCCATTCCCAAACCCAGAAGACTCTGTCTACAGCCCTCTCACCCCTGCACCCAGCAACCCTGGTCCCAGACCCCTCCTTTCCCAGGACCCAGGAGTCCCGGCTCTGCCTGTCCCTCACCAATGACCCCATAAAAGCTCTCATCCTCAAGCTGCAGGTTCTCGAAATCCTTCATGCCAGCCTTCAACTTCTCCATCACGTTTTTGTGATGCTCAGCCCCCAGGTGGTCAGGCAGGTAATCCGTCTCCAAGGACTTTAGCGCATCCAGGACCCTTTTATCACAAACGAGACAACCCAGGGCAGGAAGCAGGCAGCTGCCCAGCGCGGCCACCAGGAGGGGAAACCGCGGCCCCATCGAGGCCAGAGCGTTCAATCCACGCCCACCTCCGGGGAAAGTCCTTTCTCTCCCGGAGGAGGTGAGCCCTAAACGAAACTAATGGACCCCCGATTTGCAGGACGCACACTTCTCGTTAGGAAAAGGAGGAGTCCCGATGCACCCTAATCAGCCACGGCCCGATCTGGACTCCAGAGTCTTGTGCTCTCAAGCACTAAGCTTCGCTGAAGATCCGACTCCAGGTTCTGAGGGCTTTGAGAGAGGAGgaccttccttccactctaataTTTTCCCATTACTAAAACTGAGGGTTTGTTaggggcgagggcgagggcgaggttGGTTGCGTGGCATAGGGAGCATTTGACACGGTTCGCCCCTATCCGCAAGGTACACCCACAGCCCCCGTCTTCTAACTTCCTATTTGGAGCCCCGAATTCCCAAGAGCCCCTCCCTGGGGGCtttccctggccccgcccagaaGCTACACTCTGAGTCTGATTGGACCGCAACAAAGGGAGTCCCCGCCTATCGTGCTTTGATGTCACAGAGGCGGCCGCCATTTAGACCGGAACTTTCCCAGCATTGATCGAAGAAGAGCCCCTTCGGCTCCGGCGTTCCAGTCACGAGGAAAGGAATTCCGGCCTCATCTCCCTCCCCAACCCGGGCCCCAGGACCCAAGCTCCCAACTAGATGCCCAAGACCCCGGCGTCGACATAGGAGGACGCGAGAAGCggcccttcccagccctgggaaTAGAACTCCCAGAAGGCCCCCGGTCTCTCTCCGGAGCGCCGCGGCCGACCCCATAGCATTATGGGGAATGTAGTTCAGGAATTAAACTCAGCGCTcacttcctcctccaccttctcttcCAGCCTCTGGGGCTGAATACCAAGGTCCCGGAGGAAAGTGAGGTCTGGGGGCCAATATTGAGAGGTGAGAatggaactggggctcagagaccaCAAGTCTGACAACAAGAGGCTGCCAGATCTGAGCAGGGAGGATACCCTATGACATGAGCCATGAGAGTCCCTGGAAGGTCAGCACTTTTcctcctaacacacacacacacacacacacacacacacacacacacacgactccAAAAAAATTACAGAGGCAGGGTTTGGTGATGTGGACTTTTAATTCATACCTCCATCTCCCACCTATGGCAGCTGAGTAGGGAATAGTCTCCCCCCTCCCgtagccccccctccccctgctccaaatAAACTCCATGAGAAGACTAGAAACAAGTCTGTAATAAAAGTATCTTCCTTCATCCCCTTCAAAAAGCACCAAGGGGCTCCTGAAATCTGAGTCAGGAATCCGGTCCTCCTTGGCCAGGTCCTAGCCAAGGGCACTCCTGCTTGGGTATGAGGCTAGTTCAGGGTCTGCACACCCTTGGGTCTTTCTGTCCCTCACTTGCCCAAGGCCAGAGTCAGAGAATTTAGGGGCAGACAGACAGTGGTTGGCGAGGGGGACAATACCAGCGGCTTTCTGCCAGCCCAGAGGGCACATTTATTCCATCCCATCTCCCCCAGCAGCTCAGCTGCCGAGGAAGGACCACCCTTAACGGGGAGAGTGCCTGTCTGTCATGGGCAGTGCCTGTCTGTCAGTTAAAAGTCTCATTGCATTTCTGGAAAGTCTTGCAGCCAGAAGTCCCAGCATTTCAGCAGCCAcccccttcctccacctcccacctttTAGCCCatctgctggggggagggggagtgtcttTGTGGTTTTCCTCACAGGGGCTGAGAGTTGACTAGGGTTTCACTCTCCTCACAAACTGCCCCAGCTACACACAGTTTGTCTCCCATCCATCTTCCTGGCTGTGGTGAGGTGTTGAGCTTCTGATTGTACCTTTATTCAACTCTTCATCAAAGTGATCCAGAAttccaggaccccccccccccccactccaccccgtcCCTCTGCAGGGTTCGTCACGGGCCTTAGAGCGGGCCCTCTCTAGAGCAAATGACCCATCTGGAACCACTCCAGAAACACAAGGGGCGTTGGCGACTGCTTGCTCTAGAACACCCATGAGTTCCTGCAGTCCTGAGGGTCCAGGAGAAGAAAAACACCTCTTCTAGAAAAGACCTGAGCATTAGCACTAGAGAGGGTAGTTCCCGGCTGCTGGGGGCAGCCATCCCGGCTGCTGGGGGCAGCCATCCCGGCTGCTGGGGGCAGCCATCCATATGTGGATAAGGGCTGGCAACGACAGGCGGCCACTGTGCCCTGCAGGCAGACGGCCATGAGCCTCCCCAGACATGGCCAGTCAGGAAAATAGTTCCCGCTGGTTCTAGAATGTCCGGGCAGTTGTTGGGagcctctctttctctgaaagtCAAGCCAACTAGAATCTCTCTCTCGGAACGGGGCCCACCTGCTGCGGGACACCCACCAGCTCCTCCAGAAGCAGCTAGGCCCCTGGAGACGCCTCGTGCAGGCCCCGATGGATCAGGCGATTCCCCAAGGCAACTACTGGAGTGGAGACAAGTCTGCATTGATGCCCACCCACTCGGGCAGGAAGGCGGCCTCCGGCCTGAAGATCTTGAGGAAGGGCGAGTCGGGCAGGGTGAAGTTGGCCAGGTAGACGGTGTCCCCGCCGGCCAGGTAGGCGGCCCAGAAGCCGAAGGTGCCGATGGTCATGACCGTGTGGTTGCACTGCGTGAGCAGCGCGAAGTCCTTGGCCGGGGAGCCCTCCACGCCGTCGCCCGCGAACACCACGTCCCCCCGGGACGCGTCCACGTTCTCCCGGCACCAGGCCATGCCGTTGCTGGTGACCACGAAGACGGGGGCTTCGTGCCGGGCCCGGAACCAGTCCATGGCCGCCCGCAGGTAGGCGCGGTCGGCCACCACGCCCTTCCAGCGCTGGGGCATGATCTCCACGTAGTCCCCGCGGCGCACGTGGACGCCCACGAAGGTGCGCGGGAGGCCGCCGGTGCCCGGCAGGCGGAGCTGCGCCAGGAACCCTTGGGCCCCGGCCCGGAGGTGGTCGTGCAGGGCGAACTCCCGGCGGATCTGCTCCCGGAGGTGGTGGAAGAAGGTCCAGGAGCAGGGGAAGCCGGAGAGcttgagcagcggctgctgcaaGCGGGCGTACTCCTCCGACATCCAGTCGTGCAGCTCCAGGCCCTGCCAGGGCGTGAGGCCGTCCGCCTCGGGCGCCAGCACGGGCAGGGTGATGCGGAACACGGGGGCCAGGGCGGCGTGCATGGCCGGCAGGATGAAGGCCTGGCGGCCGTTGAGCCGGGCCAGGGCCAGCAGGGTGGCGTACTGCCCCATCTGATTGCCAAGCCGGCCAGCTGGGGCGATCGTCCAGGCTCCcgaggggggggcagggagctgggggcaggaagaggaggtgTTGAGGGCCATCCCAGCGCCTGCCGGGCAGAAGATGGCAACGGGGGCCGCCACCAGGGGTCGGTCTGCACACAGGAATGACAGGCCCAGGTCGCCACGGAAGAGGCCGTGGTAGAGGTGGAGGAAGGAGATTCCCGCAAGAACACACGTGAGCAGGAAAGTCAGGCAGAGGTGATGCCGGCCGAGGGTCCACATGGCTGCGGGGAGAAGAGGCGAGTGAGCAGGAGCCCAGAGCCCGCGGAAGACTCGGGGAGGCGCGGCCCCAAGGAATGAGGGGCCTGAGGCTTTGCGCTCCGGGCCTGAGGGCGGAGAAGCTGGAGGTTCgggatttgggggtgggagggtgattTCCAAGATAGCAGCCGTCCAGGGCCCAGCACCTGGTCCCCACatcctgcagccgcctgcccctGCCTGTCAGGCCCACATGCAAATCCCACGGTTTGACTGGGTTCCAGCGCCTCTCTCAGGTGAACCCGTGTGTGAGCGACCGAGTCCATAGAGGCCACAGGAAGAGACACGCCAAGCAGAGCTGAGGGCTGGAGGCCCAGGGCTGAGAAGGGATCTTGACCACCCCGCGCCCCCCACGCCCCTCGCCTCCAGGAGCAGGAACTGGGGTTGTGGGTGCAGGAGGCTCCTCAGGTCATGGGGGGTTAGAGGCTGAGATTGAACTCCTGGGCTTGGGGTGTCTGCACTCCTCACTAACCTGAGCTCCGGGCAGGTGGCTGGCTGATCCGCTGCTGGCTCAGTGTGGGCTGAGCGCTGTCCCCAGAAGTAGTCTCTATCGTGCCGCCCAGAACCGCAGGCTCCAGGTTGCCAGGACCCGCagcccttccctccagcctcctccccacactGGCCGCAGCAGCGCCGGGAGCGAGGAGAGCGGGCGCGGTCCCTGGTTCCCGGCCTCTACCTCTCCCAGCCCGGCCCAAGCTGCCAGGTggagccccgccccttcccccgcgcccccagccaggctggtAGTCCTCCCGCCCTGCCCTccgggcaccccccaccccaccccccccccctcccgggctTTGGACAGGAGGAGGGCAACGTCCCGGGCAGCCTACCCGGCCACCTGGGAACCGCATCCTCTGCGGGACTTGCAGGAGGTGCCATGCGGGACCTGGGCGATCCGGTCCGTCAACCTCTTCGTCTTCCCCTCGGGTCCTAGGCTCCCGAGTGTCTGGATGTGCCCAGCCGGGCCTTGCCCAGCCGCGTGGGGTGGGGCCCCCCCGACTCAGAgccggcggggagggcagttctggCAGCCTGAGTCCTCCCGAGGGAAAGAAGAACCTGTTTGCCAGGTGGGAAGCCGCCTccagcttgcaggctgggtccggCCTGAGGGTGTCCCTGCTCCACCAGGGGCGGCCgatcccctccccaaccccacatccCACAGTcacgccctcagcccctcctttgGGGAGATGGAGGGTCTGTGCGGAACTGCAGCTTTCTGGGCTGGCAGGTCCTGGGGCGCCCCTCCCAAGCGTGGGGCATGGGAAATGCCAGCCTCTTTCTTACCTGTCAcagcgcccggagcccggagcccagggcccagggcctggctggccccCGCAGGAAAGGAGTTGCCATTGCTGAAGGGGCCTGCTCACCTCACCCAGGGCCCCAGCAGTCTGAACCAAGAACTCGGGATTTGACAGTTGATCATCATCCCCCAGACCAGGGCCGCCAGCACCTGCCTCCTTCAGAACCGGGGGTCCAATCTCTTCACCCGTAGGTTTCACGAAATTGCCCATCTCTCATTCCTCTTGGGCTCTTGGGTCTAACTTCCTGCTCCGGAGCCTGGCTCACCTGCCACCTCGGCGTTAGcgaccccacctccacccagctgtGCTGGGGGCACCTTGTCTAGACGGAGGGAGGAGGCCCGGGCGTTTGGGTACCagctgctgggcagggcaggtgaggctgctgggaggttggctccaagcAGGTGAGAGGTTCCTGGTCCAGGACAGCGGTGTCTCCGGGAGGACACTGGTCACGTGGCACTTGTTCATTCCTGATGCCCGAAGGCCCTCCGTGTCTGACTGCCAAAGCCTAGATGGCCAGGTGCAATCAGACAGCTGCAGCAGTCACTGCGGAGGCAGGCAGTTTACagacccccagccctcctccc is a window from the Eptesicus fuscus isolate TK198812 chromosome 21, DD_ASM_mEF_20220401, whole genome shotgun sequence genome containing:
- the IZUMO1 gene encoding izumo sperm-egg fusion protein 1 isoform X2, which translates into the protein MGPRFPLLVAALGSCLLPALGCLVCDKRVLDALKSLETDYLPDHLGAEHHKNVMEKLKAGMKDFENLQLEDESFYGVIDDPTLEKGTWSFLKDLKRITDSDVKGELLVKELFWMLKQQKEILARHVSLFQKDVLCPNKCGMMLQTLTWCETCEKKVHACRKNANCGERSVKVHEMEDMILDCELNWHHASEGLKDYSFYRVWKNKTERLVYKGTAPTLTKPMVKPSDAGTYRCQLNTVKSEPATIIHYQVRVLPKRIVEETPSTSIVPNQEDLDMALDEVTWAPNKSSTTIPPPSPSSAAPTPTVENMLRSLLVGLLIWGFVVLIASIVIL
- the FUT1 gene encoding galactoside alpha-(1,2)-fucosyltransferase 1 isoform X2, translating into MWGPAMWTLGRHHLCLTFLLTCVLAGISFLHLYHGLFRGDLGLSFLCADRPLVAAPVAIFCPAGAGMALNTSSSCPQLPAPPSGAWTIAPAGRLGNQMGQYATLLALARLNGRQAFILPAMHAALAPVFRITLPVLAPEADGLTPWQGLELHDWMSEEYARLQQPLLKLSGFPCSWTFFHHLREQIRREFALHDHLRAGAQGFLAQLRLPGTGGLPRTFVGVHVRRGDYVEIMPQRWKGVVADRAYLRAAMDWFRARHEAPVFVVTSNGMAWCRENVDASRGDVVFAGDGVEGSPAKDFALLTQCNHTVMTIGTFGFWAAYLAGGDTVYLANFTLPDSPFLKIFRPEAAFLPEWVGINADLSPLQ
- the FUT1 gene encoding galactoside alpha-(1,2)-fucosyltransferase 1 isoform X1 translates to MWTLGRHHLCLTFLLTCVLAGISFLHLYHGLFRGDLGLSFLCADRPLVAAPVAIFCPAGAGMALNTSSSCPQLPAPPSGAWTIAPAGRLGNQMGQYATLLALARLNGRQAFILPAMHAALAPVFRITLPVLAPEADGLTPWQGLELHDWMSEEYARLQQPLLKLSGFPCSWTFFHHLREQIRREFALHDHLRAGAQGFLAQLRLPGTGGLPRTFVGVHVRRGDYVEIMPQRWKGVVADRAYLRAAMDWFRARHEAPVFVVTSNGMAWCRENVDASRGDVVFAGDGVEGSPAKDFALLTQCNHTVMTIGTFGFWAAYLAGGDTVYLANFTLPDSPFLKIFRPEAAFLPEWVGINADLSPLQ
- the IZUMO1 gene encoding izumo sperm-egg fusion protein 1 isoform X1 — translated: MGPRFPLLVAALGSCLLPALGCLVCDKRVLDALKSLETDYLPDHLGAEHHKNVMEKLKAGMKDFENLQLEDESFYGVIDDPTLEKGTWSFLKDLKRITDSDVKGELLVKELFWMLKQQKEILARHVSLFQKDVLCPNKCGMMLQTLTWCETCEKKVHACRKNANCGERSVKVHEMEDMILDCELNWHHASEGLKDYSFYRVWKNKTERLVYKGTAPTLTKPMVKPSDAGTYRCQLNTVKSEPATIIHYQVRVLPKRIVEETPSTSIVPNQEDLDMALDEVTWAPNKSSTTIPPPSPSSAAPTPTVENMLRSLLVGLLIWGFVVLIASIVILMLCYWSEKNPGYFIDSIKSWVSTAKEAAQSPKVPEKKAKKSRSQ